CAAGGGCCGCTACTTCGGCACCGCCGTGGCCGCCGGCCACCTCGGCGAATCGACCTACGCCGGCACCCTGGACAGCGAGTTCACCGCGGTCACCCCTGAGAACGAGATGAAGTGGGACGCCGTCGAGGCCACCCGCAACTCGTTCACCTTCTCCGCCGCCGACCAGATCGTCACCCACGCCCGGGGCAAGGGCATGAAGGTCCGCGGCCACACCCTGGTCTGGTACTCCCAGCTGCCCGGCTGGGTCGGCGGGCTCTCCGCCACCGACCTGCGCACCGCGATGAACAACCACATCACCCAGGTCATGACCCACTACAAGGGCGGGATCTACGCCTGGGACGTCGTCAACGAGGCCTTCCACGACGGCGGCAGCGGCGCCCGGCGCAGCTCGCCCTTCCAGGACAAGCTCGGCGACGGCTACATCGAGGAGGCGTTCCGCACCGCCCGCTCCGTCGACCCCAACGCCAAGCTCTGCTACAACGACTACAACACCGACGGGCAGAACGCGAAGAGCAACGCGGTCTACGCGATGGTGAAGGACTTCAAGCAGCGCGGCGTGCCGATCGACTGCGTGGGCTTCCAGTCGCACTTCAACAGCGCCTCGCCGGTGCCCTCCGACTACCGGGCCAACCTGCAGCGCTTCGCCGACCTCGGCGTCGACGTCCAGATCACCGAACTCGACATCGAGGGCTCCGGGTCGGCGCAGGCCACCAGCTACACCAACGTGGTCAACGCCTGCCTGGCGGTCTCCCGCTGCACCGGCCTCACGGTGTGGGGCATCACCGACAAGTACTCCTGGCGGAGCAGCGGCACCCCGCTGCTGTTCGACGGCAACTACGGAAAGAAGCCCGCCTACACGGCGGTCCTGACCGCCCTCGGCGGCTCGGGCTCTGGCGGTGGCGGCGGTGGCACGGCCTCGTGCACGGCCACCTACAGCCTCACCCAGAGCTGGAACGGCGGCTTCAACGGCCAGGTGACGGTGCGGGCGGGCAGTACCGCGATCACCACCTGGACCGTCACGGTGACCGTCACCCCGCCGCAGAAGGTGTCCGCCACCTGGAACGGCAGCCCGAGCTGGGACGGCACGGGCAACGTCATGACGATGAAGCCGAACGGCAACGGCAGCCTGGCGGCCGGCGCCTCCACCAGCTTCGGCTTCACCGTGCAGAGCAACGGCAACACCGCGGCCCCCGTGGTCGGCGGCTGCACGGCGGGCTGATCCCCACCCCCCGGCGGACGGCACGACAGCGGACGGCACGGCGGCGCACAGCCCGCCGTGCCGTCCCGCGCGCGTCGGCTCAGGCGCAGGGTGAGGAAGGGCACGGTGTCGCCCGGCAGCAGGTACTCCTCGACCTGGACGAAACCCCGGGCCGGCGCGAAGGCGAGCCCCTCGGTGTTGGAGGCCAGGACGATCGTCTCGATCCGCTCGGCGCCGAACTCACGTGCCCGGGCCAGCGCTTGGCGGTAGATGAGGCCACCGATGCCCCGTCCCCGGTGCTCGGGCAGCACCCGGGCGATCACCGTCGCCGCCGGCTCCTCCTCGGTGGGCGGACGGACGGTCGAGCAGCCCACGGCTTCGCCGCCCAGGCGGGCGGCCTCCAGGTGGTACCGCTCCGCGTTCCGCCGCACCTCGTCGAGCGCGAGCGGTGCGGGCGGGATGATCGTGTTGTGGACGTGCCGCCACTCCTCGAGCGCGGCCTCGCCGTCCACCGGCCGAATGTGCAGATCATTCACGTCATTCACGTCATTCACGTCAGCAGCCCAGCCGC
This genomic window from Streptomyces sp. TLI_235 contains:
- a CDS encoding endo-1,4-beta-xylanase (glycosyl hydrolase family 10), producing the protein MIHRSPGSPGLLRRALLTGTAGLLAAAGLAGAAGTADAASTLGASAAAKGRYFGTAVAAGHLGESTYAGTLDSEFTAVTPENEMKWDAVEATRNSFTFSAADQIVTHARGKGMKVRGHTLVWYSQLPGWVGGLSATDLRTAMNNHITQVMTHYKGGIYAWDVVNEAFHDGGSGARRSSPFQDKLGDGYIEEAFRTARSVDPNAKLCYNDYNTDGQNAKSNAVYAMVKDFKQRGVPIDCVGFQSHFNSASPVPSDYRANLQRFADLGVDVQITELDIEGSGSAQATSYTNVVNACLAVSRCTGLTVWGITDKYSWRSSGTPLLFDGNYGKKPAYTAVLTALGGSGSGGGGGGTASCTATYSLTQSWNGGFNGQVTVRAGSTAITTWTVTVTVTPPQKVSATWNGSPSWDGTGNVMTMKPNGNGSLAAGASTSFGFTVQSNGNTAAPVVGGCTAG